Genomic segment of Oncorhynchus tshawytscha isolate Ot180627B linkage group LG13, Otsh_v2.0, whole genome shotgun sequence:
GTGTACCGCTCATCATCACCCCCACTTCCTCATTGGGGAAGTAGCTGTGCAGCTGGTAGAGGGAGGCCCGGTCCACCGTGCCGTAGAGGGGGGGCCCGCCGCCACCAAGACTCCCCATCTTGGAGTCCCGGGTCAGGGTATACATGGAGATATCGCCCCCTACTCCTCCACCAGCATGGTGCGGGTTGGGCAGGGTGGCCACAGAGAAAGGCGGGGCAGACGGCGGTAATGCAAAACTCTTGGCGTCTGTGGGTGAGGTGTCGCAGGGGGAGCGTGGCGGGTCGGTAGAGTGTGAGCTGGAGCGGGAGCGCCGGCGGAAGCGGTAGCTGGGCAGGCGGAGCATGGCGTGCGTGGTGCTCTTGAAGAGTTCGGTGCGTGAGCGGCAGCGCAGCTCCTTGTTCTTCTCGATGTAGATGTTGACGGCCAGGACGCCCACCATCTCAGCCAGGATGAAGGAGAGGCCTCCGAAGTAGAAGGACCAGCCGTACGAGTAATGCCACTTCTTGTCCTCGTCCTTCTTGGGTGAGATGTCGCTTAGCGCCGCAGAGATGTACACGATCACGCCGATGATGTTGCTCAGGcctgggggacagacagaggagggacgtgtaaaaaaaaaaaggtgagaTATAGACtggaatatacactgaacaaaatacactcacaacatgtaaagtcttggtcccatgtttgatgagatgaaataaaagatcccagaaatgtttcaaacatacaaaaagcttatttctctcaaattttgacCACAAATTTGTTTGCATGCTTTTTTAgtgggcatttctcctttgccaagataatccatccacctgacaggtgtggcatatcaagaagctgattaaacaggatcattgcacaggtgcaccactctaaaatgtgcagttttgccacacaacataatgccacagagttttagggagcgtgcaattggcatgctgactgcagaaatgtcaaccagagctgttgccagagaattgaatgttcatttctctaccataagccgcctccaacgtcgttttagagaatctgtcagtacgtccaaccggcctcacaaccacagaccacatgcaATCATACCAGCCCAGCAAAGGACCACCACATCtgacttcttcacctgtgggatcgtctgagagtatttctgtctctaataaagcccctttgtggggaaaaactcattctgattggctgggcttggctccccagtgggtgggcttgactcccaagtgggtgggcctatgccctcctagGCCTACCCAAATCTGCAcgcctgcccagtcatgtgaaatccatagattaggacctaataaatgtagttcaattgactgatttccttatatgaactggaacctcagtaaaatcttttaaattgttgcctGCTGCGttctttttacatttttgttcagtataatatgcCATTGATTTTCTCTGAGCTTTTCCATAGGGGGGTGAGGGAATGGCTCTAAACGAACCATCTCAACTTGATTTACTTGATATGTCTCATTGACCCATATCTCCACTTAGGAGGTAATATATGGCATATTACTTATAAACAATATTTATTACTTCTGTTGTGTTGTGCCTCATTGACCTGAGTCTCCACTCAAGggatgatatactgtatgtggtggcaggtagcctagtggttagagcgttgggcataACCGAAAGGTGGCTGGatcaaatcctcgagctgacaaggtaaaaatctgtcgttctgcccctaagcaagacagttaacccactgttccccggtaagccgtcattgtaaataagaatttgttcttaactgacttgccaaattaaatgtaaaaaaatctcATTTACATTTGGGAAATCTAAGCCCCAACCAACATCATTAACATGAAAGAAGTTATGGGGAGGGAAAAACAACACAAAAGTGAATATCATGGATGGATGAAATGATGGGGATAATTATATTAGACTATTAGAAACAACAACACTCGTTTCCGAGTTCAGAGACCATTGAGAACATTTAAGGCAGAGTAGGACTATCGCATTCCATCATAACAAGAGGAAAAGGAGTATGAGACACCATCGAGCATGATTTGAACTCCAGGACTAGGCttcatctgtgtccaggaaaccagcccCATGTGTACTGAGTAATAGAGAAACTGTCAAGAACAAGACGACCAGCGCCTTACCAGCAGCCACAAACAGGATGCCTCCTCCTAGGATGATGTTCCTCTTGCTCTTGTAGAAGCTGCTGGATGCAACACATATCGCTCCCATCAGGAGGAGTATAGCACTCAGGATGGGGAAGATACTGGAGGCTCGGACCACACCTGCAGACGGAAGGTGGTGAAATATTCCTTAGttgctgatctaaggtcagtttctTGTTGACAGTGGTGAATGGTTATAGTTGTGATTTGGGAAGGGTAATTTGAGCCTGGATCTATGCCTATGGGTATCTTCTACCTGGACCTTTGCTTAGATTAGGAGATCCTATCCTCTGATAATATTGGAAGCGACTACAAACTTATTGTGTCGTAACCTGCTGAGCTTAGCAAATACGTATATTAAAGATGAATGATTAAAGATAAAGTTGTGAAGGTGACTTGCAGGGGTAGAAACCCAAATTATTTCCCACTTGTTTCGTTCCgaacagaaccattatttgtTAAGTTACGTTCCGctgttccgaccagcaaaataaagttctgaaccggtttgAACTCCCCCAAAAAATACCAATTTATATTATTCCTTTCGGCTCCATTTTAAACCTCTAAAATAGTTGGGAAAAAATTACATTTAGCTGTAGAtgaaattacttcaccaatcagtgcagCTAAATGAGCAGGTAAGCGATTGAATCTGTATAGGAAAGTCACAAAGAGCTAATTATATTTTGCCGTAACAGCATGGTTTTAATCATAATgaaagacaaacacagacacactgtgcTGCCAGTCACAGTGTAAGGCGCCAGATGCAACTGAAATGTTGCAGGGGAGGACAAAgcaagagaggatgggaggaagcTTGCCTTGAAGCGCTGGGAATCTTGTTATGATGCATTATCTGATTTAcgcccacagaattatacctatggAGGATCAGCTCTATGGAGGAacttgaatgtctttgaacttctgAGTTGGTTTAATGTTGGACCAGAGCAAACGTACCTAGCTAACAAGCatgtgtgtgcagagcagcactagaattaaaaacacatcttaccttTCTGTACTTAATAAAGCCAATGTGGTAACTATAGTATATCTCCCCAATTTCTGAAACCATGCTTGTAACGTCATCAGgtggctacagtaacctatgcaggtagcctacacacacacgtacacccaCTGGTAAAGATTTCCAGCTGCCAGGCAGACGCTGGAATATGTTTCTGAGTGACACAGGGGCTTTGTTGTGGACTGGAAGGAAAAAAATGTTGGGAATGTAAAAGAAtgttattaaccggttcccatgcttttaaaataacggttcCGTTCTGGAACAGTATAGATCACGGGCTCCGTTACTCAGATAATTGTGTTATTTCCAGTTTTTGATTCTGTTCCCTGAACTGGTTCCAACCCTTGCTTTTCCGGCTGCGTATGTGACATTGTCACCATCTGGGGTAGAGTAATATGCCACACTAAGCATTTATTTTGTAACACCTTTCATAAATGACTAAATGTATCCTACATTCTTATTCCAACCGATGTTCTGGTTGGATTGGAATATCCTATTCCTTTGTTATAATTCCCTCCGGCAAATGAGAGATACTGATTGAGTTAGCTAACTCATAACCTTGTACCTCGGAATTCACTAATGCTGTTTCCCAGCATTTCTTTTCAATTCGACATCACATCTTTCTAGTGACATCCTCCCACTGCCCACATCCCCTTACTCACGCAGGAGATACTCTGCTGCATCCCACGTCCCCTTACTCACGCAGGAGATACTCTGCTGCATCCCACGTCCCCTTACTCACGCAGGAGATACTCTGCTGGATCCCACGTCCCCTTACTCCCGCAGGAGATACTCTGCTGCATCCCACGTCCCCTTACTCCCGCAGGAGATACTCTGCTGCATCCCACATCCCCTTACTCACGCAGGAGATACTCTGCTGCATCCCACGTCCCCTTACTCACGCAGGAGATACTCTGCTGCATCCCACGTCCCCTTACTCACGCAGGAGATACCTTGCTGCATCCCACGTCCCCTTACTCACGCAGGAGATACTCTGCTGCATCCCACATCCCCTTACTCACGCAGGAGATACTCTGCTGCATCCCACGTCCCCTTACTCACGCAGGAGATACTCTGCTGCATCCCACGTCCCCTTACTCACGCAGGAGATACTCTGCTGCATCCCACGTCCCCTTACTCACCCCTGCATACTCACGCAGGAGATACTCTGCTGCATCCCACGTCCCCTTACTCCCGCAGGAGATACTCTGCTGCATCCCACATCCCCTTACTCACGCAGGAGATACTCTGCTGCATCCCACGTCCCCTTACTCACGCAGGAGATACTCTGCTGCATCCCACGTCCCCTTACTCACGCAGGAGATACTCTGCTGCATCCCACGTCCCCTTACTCACGCAGGAGATACTCTGCTGCATCCCACGTCCCCTTACTCACGCAGGAGATACTCTGCTGCATCCCACGTCCCCTTACTCACGCAGGAGATACTCTGCTGCATCCCACGTCCCCTTACTCACGCAGGAGATACTCTGCTGCATCCCACGTCCCCTCTGCTACTCACGCAGGAGATACTCTGCTGCATCCCACGTCCCCTTACTCACGCAGGAGATACTCTGCTGCATCCTGATCATAGTCTGCATCGTCCGGGAAATGATTGATCTGAGAACACACTCCTCTCTTCAGccctgagaaggagagagagagagagagagagagagagagagagagagagagagacccttgagGAAGAGACgtgccatttccaggcccagggaaatgTGCTCATCTGTGGGGACACAAACGTACAGGAACACTACCTGATCTAACGAGCACACTGTACTTTGTCAATGGTAGGTTACAGGGGGGGACTCTTTGGGGAGATTCACCTACTGTTCACCTCGtccacagtacagtagactatatgattacagacattgaccctttctctctcagctcattcactgtcaagccactaacacctctgtctgatcacagccaaattacattgttcctcaaaagaacagacatggaaacaaccacacattcacagcccagtaagctgtacagcatcagaaattcatacagatgggcccaaaacaacacagaagaataccagaaagcaacctggaaccaaaatatcCAAACAATCTTAGATAACTTTCTGGATACCACATTCACTCACAATAAAGAAGGCATCAATCTGGCAGTAaaaacatcaactatatattcagGCAAACGCAAAAGAATCACAATTGAAATTGAAAtagataaaaaacaaaacaaaaaaagaccACAGATAACAACTGGTTTGATGCGGATTGTAAAATTATAAGGAAATATCACTATCCAACCAAAAGCACaaagacccaaataatggtgaattacgccttcattactgtgagactttaaaactctataaacgtaacaCTCAGAACCAAGAAAacacagtacaacagcaagcagctgacactaattgaggtgtccataaacacacacaacttctggcaaaattgaaaaaaaaaaatctaaacaataggaattagcgatacaaaatggtgacatatggacgactcattttaaaacactctacaacTGTAACGGTCGTCGcatgaaggagaggaccaaagtgcagcatggtaagtTTTCATCTTGATTTTTAATAAGAAACGttaacactgaaacaaaaacaataaacgacaacgTGAAATAACtcaaccgaaacagtaccgtgtggaccaaacactgacacaggaaaacAAActcccacaactcaaaagtgaaaccaggctacctaagtatgattctcaatcagggacaatgattgacagctgcctctgattgagaaccataccaggccaaacacagaaacagcaaatcatagaaaaacgaacatagacaacccacccaactcaaaCCCTTACCAtaccaaaacaaagacataataaaagaactaaggtcagaacgtgacaaccagaccgttcaaattgacacaaacgcAGAACAACGCCCAATTCATGAGAAGTTTaatggattagaaaaagctataaaggacaatcaaaatccattggactccccaattactgaccaggtgctctataagaaacttcaggctCTCAAATTTCAAGAGGCAtgcggacctgatggcatcctaaatgagatgctcaaactcactagtgcaaaatttcaattggctatattaaaactgtttaatttgatcctgagtgtaggttatttccctgacatctggaatcaagaaCTCATAACCCCAATATTTAAGAATGGaaacaaatttgaccctaacagttacagaggcatttgtgtgaacagtaaccaggggaaggttttctgtagtagtATAAACTTCCTtgataagcacaatgtcttgagtaaaagcccaattggatttataccaaaacattgcacaactgatcatatttacaccctacacaccctgatagataaacatgtccaccaaaataataccaaaatatatgcttgctttatcgacttccaaaaagcatttgattctatttggcatacaggactaTTCTAcaaaagttattgaaagtggtgtagggggtaaaacatatgatataattaaatcaatgtatactggcaatacgtgcagcattaaaattggtaagaaaataacagaattctttaactaggggcggggccttcgccagggttgcaatctgagccctgcactcttcaatatttacattaacgaattggccactattctagaaaaatcctcagcccctggttttagtctccacaattcagaagttaaatgcctactcttcgcagatgacctatgcctgctgtcacccacagcacatggcccacagcagaacctggacctgctagagcagtactgccagacttgggccctggcagtaaaccccaaaaagactaaaataatgattttccagagaagatccagatctcagggaatgaaaccaaagttctcaattggtacaaaatatatagagtactgtacacactacaattacttaggtttaaaaataagctcaactggacaccttaatgaggcagtgaatgagctgagagagaaagcacgcagggcattctactccattaaaaagctaattcaaattgaaatacctattaaaatttggctaaaactaattcAATATGTCActgaaccaattgcacttcatGGCAGTGAGGTGTgaggtccacttgcaaaacaagatttcaacaaatgggacaaacaccccattgaaaccctgcatgcagagttctgcaaGATTCTCTTatatgtccagaggaaaactacaaacaatgcatgcagggcagaattaggccaatatccactaataataacaactcaaaaaagagcaattacgTTTTGGAACGTCTCAAAtatctcatatcattaccaagccctgcaatgccaagagctgagcaaagaaaagagtcccctcatccagctggtcctggggctgagttcacaaacctgttcaaCTAatgcactgaagcctcaggaccagatcatccaatcaatcaggataaaccaaattacaacacagtcaaaacaaaactatattgcttattgggaaacacaaacacaagcacaaagcaaaatgcagtgctatctggccctaaatcgacagtacaccatgGCTAAATATTttaccatggttactgatcaaaaccttagaaaaaccttgacaaagtacaggatcagtgagcacagccttgccaatGAGAAgttagacacaggaaaacctggctccctgtagaggaaaggctgtgcaaccactgcacaacagcagaacctgagacggagctgcatttcctgacaaaatgtcaaaaatataaaacaattagagagtgtcattttcccaaatttgaaacccttattcaagagagagagagagagagagagagagagagagaga
This window contains:
- the LOC112266029 gene encoding voltage-dependent calcium channel gamma-4 subunit-like codes for the protein MEAKGRGMPQVMIWWEKGIQVVLTTLGAFAAFSLMAVAIGTDYWLYARAFICNSTANSSQDDPNNKDKKDPGALTHSGLWRICCLEGLKRGVCSQINHFPDDADYDQDAAEYLLRVVRASSIFPILSAILLLMGAICVASSSFYKSKRNIILGGGILFVAAGLSNIIGVIVYISAALSDISPKKDEDKKWHYSYGWSFYFGGLSFILAEMVGVLAVNIYIEKNKELRCRSRTELFKSTTHAMLRLPSYRFRRRSRSSSHSTDPPRSPCDTSPTDAKSFALPPSAPPFSVATLPNPHHAGGGVGGDISMYTLTRDSKMGSLGGGGPPLYGTVDRASLYQLHSYFPNEEVGVMMSGTLPSLSKSNLSAAGQNSAVGGTAIAPLNTLSSSGLTPQQPPLSTGTMERERGMGTLDRLGGKRNRDTDSDTLNRRTTPV